A section of the Mycobacterium sp. 3519A genome encodes:
- a CDS encoding serine hydrolase codes for MTQKSAGVMTGFPPPPERRITVANWQHPDNLRWAFRHMREIIPTHLIAARTGSPTLLTKTETEVGSPVVLRLDGSSSSAEEIFADTFTDAILILHQGQVVDERYSAGMTETTRHLVMSVSKSVVGCVAGVLVAQGLLDPQAPVTAYVPEVVESGYGGASVRDLLDMRTGVAFRETYTAADSEVRVMERSMGWAPPLAADPRGGYAYLATVGRDGPHGGTFTYRSADTDMLGWVCERAAGERMADLISTLIWQPMGAEFDAEITCDPVGSAVHDGGISATLRDLGRFAQMILDDGLVEGRQVVPAGWLADAFAPPPGVREAFAHTENEPMLPGGWYRNQFWFFRNEVGPILLCLGIHGQLIFVDRFSRTAIVKLSSWPDAQNPAHLANTLRACGAIAANLSARAATEVNP; via the coding sequence GTGACTCAGAAGAGCGCCGGCGTGATGACCGGCTTCCCCCCACCGCCCGAACGACGGATCACCGTAGCGAACTGGCAACACCCCGATAACCTGCGCTGGGCCTTTCGGCACATGCGTGAAATCATCCCGACCCACCTGATTGCGGCCCGAACCGGCAGTCCAACCCTGCTGACCAAGACGGAGACCGAGGTTGGCAGTCCCGTCGTCCTCCGGCTGGATGGAAGCTCGTCAAGCGCCGAGGAGATCTTCGCGGACACATTCACCGACGCAATATTGATCCTGCACCAAGGTCAAGTGGTCGACGAGCGTTACTCCGCGGGAATGACCGAGACGACCAGGCATCTGGTGATGTCGGTATCCAAGTCCGTTGTCGGATGCGTCGCCGGGGTTCTGGTGGCACAGGGCCTGCTGGACCCGCAGGCGCCTGTGACGGCCTACGTTCCCGAGGTCGTCGAGTCGGGGTACGGCGGGGCAAGCGTGCGCGATCTCCTCGACATGCGTACCGGCGTCGCGTTCCGGGAGACGTATACGGCCGCCGATTCTGAGGTCCGGGTCATGGAGCGGTCCATGGGATGGGCACCGCCACTGGCAGCCGACCCTCGGGGCGGCTACGCCTACCTGGCAACCGTCGGCCGCGACGGACCGCACGGCGGCACCTTCACCTACCGCTCGGCCGATACCGACATGCTGGGGTGGGTATGCGAACGCGCCGCAGGCGAACGGATGGCCGATCTGATTTCGACGTTGATCTGGCAGCCGATGGGGGCCGAGTTCGATGCCGAGATCACCTGCGACCCAGTGGGAAGCGCGGTCCACGACGGCGGCATTTCAGCGACGCTTCGCGATCTCGGCCGGTTCGCCCAGATGATTCTCGACGACGGACTCGTCGAAGGCAGGCAGGTGGTACCCGCAGGCTGGCTGGCGGACGCGTTCGCCCCACCACCGGGTGTGCGAGAGGCGTTCGCCCACACCGAAAATGAGCCAATGCTGCCCGGTGGCTGGTACCGCAACCAGTTCTGGTTCTTCCGCAACGAGGTGGGCCCGATCTTGCTCTGCCTGGGAATCCACGGGCAGCTGATTTTTGTCGACCGATTCTCCCGAACAGCGATTGTCAAGCTGTCATCCTGGCCGGACGCGCAGAATCCAGCACATCTGGCCAACACCCTGCGGGCGTGCGGGGCCATCGCGGCGAATTTGTCAGCCCGCGCGGCGACCGAGGTGAACCCGTAG
- a CDS encoding gamma-aminobutyraldehyde dehydrogenase, whose protein sequence is MSEKKVIHNIIGGEIQPASDGQMMDIVNPSTGEVYASAPNSSAKDVDDACRAAGKAFEKWRWSTPSERQRALLKLADVIEENAEQLVAIESENTGKPISLTTSEEIPPMVDQIRFFAGAARVLEGRSQGEYMRGFTSSIRREPVGPVAQVAPWNYPMMMAVWKFAPALAAGCTVVLKPSDTTPASSYWMVEKMQEIFPPGVCNLVCGDRDTGAELVAHPVPQMVSITGSTRAGMAVATAAAKDVKRAHLELGGKAPVIIFDDADIEAAVEGLTAAGYFNAGQDCTAATRMLIRDGIYDEFLSAMTDSVRNTKTGYDPADEGILFGPINNANQIKHVSGLVSRAPEHARILAGGKPKEGSGYFYEPTLIADLHQGDELIQTEIFGPVVTAQRFSDEEQAIAFANGTEYGLASSVWTKNVDTAARLAARLDFGCVWINTHIPLVAEMPHGGFKHSGYGKDLSMYGLEDYTRIKHVMHHHGFEG, encoded by the coding sequence GTGTCGGAAAAGAAGGTAATCCACAACATCATCGGCGGAGAGATCCAGCCCGCATCCGACGGCCAAATGATGGACATCGTGAATCCGTCGACGGGCGAGGTGTACGCGTCGGCGCCGAATTCGTCGGCCAAGGATGTCGATGACGCCTGCCGCGCGGCGGGGAAGGCATTCGAGAAGTGGCGGTGGTCCACCCCGAGTGAACGACAGCGTGCTCTACTGAAACTGGCCGATGTCATCGAGGAGAACGCCGAGCAACTCGTCGCGATCGAGAGCGAGAACACCGGCAAGCCGATCTCACTCACCACGTCGGAGGAAATTCCGCCGATGGTCGATCAGATACGGTTCTTCGCCGGTGCCGCACGGGTTCTCGAAGGACGATCGCAGGGCGAGTACATGCGAGGGTTCACGTCGTCGATACGTCGCGAGCCGGTGGGGCCGGTCGCGCAGGTCGCGCCGTGGAACTACCCGATGATGATGGCGGTGTGGAAGTTCGCTCCCGCGTTGGCGGCGGGCTGCACCGTCGTGCTCAAGCCGTCGGACACCACACCCGCATCGTCGTACTGGATGGTGGAGAAGATGCAGGAGATCTTCCCGCCCGGCGTCTGCAATTTGGTATGCGGTGACCGCGACACGGGTGCCGAGCTGGTCGCGCATCCAGTTCCGCAGATGGTGTCCATCACCGGGTCCACCCGCGCAGGCATGGCCGTCGCGACCGCCGCGGCCAAGGACGTCAAGCGCGCCCACCTGGAACTCGGCGGAAAGGCGCCGGTAATCATCTTCGACGATGCCGATATCGAGGCGGCGGTCGAAGGGCTGACAGCCGCAGGCTATTTCAACGCCGGACAGGACTGCACCGCCGCGACGCGCATGCTGATCCGAGACGGCATCTATGACGAATTCCTGTCCGCAATGACCGATTCTGTGCGCAACACAAAGACCGGCTACGACCCCGCTGACGAGGGCATCCTCTTCGGCCCCATCAACAATGCCAACCAGATCAAGCACGTGTCGGGCTTGGTGTCACGCGCACCCGAGCATGCTCGAATCTTGGCTGGCGGCAAGCCGAAGGAAGGCTCGGGGTACTTCTACGAGCCGACGCTGATCGCCGATTTGCACCAGGGCGACGAACTGATCCAGACCGAGATCTTCGGCCCCGTCGTCACCGCGCAACGGTTCAGTGACGAGGAACAGGCGATCGCGTTCGCCAACGGAACTGAATACGGGCTCGCGTCATCGGTCTGGACCAAGAACGTCGACACCGCTGCGCGACTTGCGGCGCGACTGGATTTCGGCTGCGTGTGGATCAACACCCACATCCCGCTGGTGGCCGAGATGCCGCACGGCGGCTTCAAGCATTCCGGTTACGGCAAGGACCTGTCCATGTACGGACTGGAGGACTACACGCGGATCAAGCACGTCATGCATCACCACGGCTTCGAAGGTTGA
- a CDS encoding APC family permease: protein MSQGAQQIAHTSSPHLSRQLGVWAIVGLGLGYMTPMTIFDTFGIVSDETNAVVPLAYIFALVAMVFTAISYGRMTRVYPSAGSAYTYASESIHPNFGFLVGWSSLLDYLLLPMVNAVIGRIYFESFFPQAPSWVFVVVYVAAITALNYLSMKGTSRLNGILVVFQVVLIAAFVVQAWLALRNGMGAGTVFTLDPLYHEGVQMSAVVAGATVVCFSFIGFDAITMYSEEAKSPNEVPRAIVLALLIGGAIFFVAAWFSQAVFPTLEGFEVTDDTLPEMALKVGGQLFKILFVSAALAAVVASSLSSHASVSRMIYVMGRNGRGRIPRFLSHIHPRFHTPTHAVLIVGIVSLLAVKFTLEFVASMINFGALIAFTVVNLTVIVFYAWRMKQRKTPKEIFTNIVLPFIGMCLTGVLWINLHFEALRNGIIWLAIGIILLLYMTRGFRSPLTMKIEEQTLAEEGTPVPHVKHGQY, encoded by the coding sequence ATGTCGCAAGGCGCACAGCAGATTGCCCATACGTCGTCTCCGCACTTGTCCCGACAGCTCGGGGTGTGGGCGATCGTCGGGTTGGGGCTCGGATACATGACCCCGATGACGATCTTCGACACGTTCGGAATCGTGTCGGACGAGACGAATGCGGTGGTGCCGCTGGCATATATCTTCGCGCTGGTCGCGATGGTGTTCACTGCGATCAGCTACGGCCGGATGACACGTGTCTATCCCTCGGCCGGATCGGCGTATACCTACGCGTCCGAATCGATCCATCCGAACTTCGGGTTCCTCGTCGGGTGGTCATCGCTGCTCGACTATCTGCTGCTCCCGATGGTCAACGCGGTCATCGGCCGCATCTACTTCGAGTCGTTCTTCCCGCAGGCCCCGTCATGGGTGTTCGTCGTGGTGTACGTCGCGGCGATCACCGCTCTCAATTACTTGAGCATGAAGGGGACGTCTCGGCTCAACGGAATCCTCGTGGTGTTCCAGGTTGTGCTGATCGCCGCGTTCGTCGTCCAGGCGTGGCTCGCGCTACGCAATGGCATGGGCGCGGGCACGGTCTTCACGCTGGACCCGCTGTACCACGAGGGCGTCCAAATGTCGGCCGTCGTGGCGGGCGCCACCGTCGTGTGCTTCTCGTTCATCGGGTTCGATGCGATCACGATGTACAGCGAGGAGGCCAAGTCGCCGAACGAGGTCCCGAGAGCGATCGTCCTCGCACTACTCATCGGCGGGGCGATCTTCTTCGTTGCGGCGTGGTTCAGCCAAGCCGTGTTCCCGACACTCGAGGGATTCGAGGTCACCGACGACACCCTTCCCGAGATGGCGCTGAAGGTGGGCGGCCAGCTCTTCAAGATCTTGTTCGTCTCGGCCGCCCTTGCCGCCGTGGTCGCCTCGAGCCTCTCGTCGCATGCCAGCGTGTCCCGCATGATCTACGTCATGGGCCGCAACGGCAGGGGCCGCATCCCCCGGTTCCTGTCACACATCCATCCGCGGTTCCACACCCCGACGCACGCCGTGCTCATCGTCGGCATCGTGTCCCTGCTGGCCGTGAAGTTCACGCTCGAGTTCGTCGCGTCGATGATCAACTTCGGCGCCCTCATCGCGTTCACCGTTGTGAACCTGACCGTCATCGTGTTCTACGCGTGGCGCATGAAGCAGCGGAAAACACCCAAGGAGATCTTCACCAACATCGTGCTGCCGTTCATCGGCATGTGCCTCACTGGCGTGCTCTGGATAAACCTGCACTTCGAGGCCCTCAGGAACGGCATCATCTGGCTCGCGATCGGGATCATCCTGCTCCTCTACATGACCCGTGGCTTCCGCTCGCCGCTCACGATGAAGATCGAGGAGCAGACCCTGGCCGAGGAGGGCACGCCCGTGCCGCACGTCAAACATGGTCAATATTGA
- a CDS encoding primary-amine oxidase, whose amino-acid sequence MALHPLEPLSADEFTRTAEILRRDGQVTDSFRFASIELVEPSKQAVLAWRVGDPIPRHSFAVVWNRLDNKTYEATVDLTGDTLLSIKHVPDVTPNFTVDEFHEVNEALRQHPDVIAKLRERGITDMSAVIVDVWTYGKALMPEKYRDRRLGWCDLWVRETPEGNPYAHPISGLKVVVDMNTFELLEIEDHHDVGLPTVNGEYVPGPWQGEQRTDLKPLHISQPEGTSFTVDGTELRWQNWSMRLGFNHREGPVLYQVAYDDHGVRRDIAYRMSFAEMVVPYRDPTFDHYRRTAYDIGEWGLGFMTTSLELGCDCLGEIRYVDAVMHDSTGAPYEIKNAICLHEEDNAVLWKHVDLVTGAEVRRQRRMVISCHITVANYEYLVYWRFYQDGNIECEVRASGIMVTSPFAEGEAAPPYGTVVDNRTYAPFHQHFLVARLDLDVDGSANTVVEVDSVAPPVSDENPYGLALITQSTPITSEASGARDYNWHTQRGWKVMNPDKLNRHGTPVAYKLVPGAAFPAMMDPATPQYLRAPVIGHTLWVTRHDEDERWPCGKYPTQSTVDTGMTEWIKDDAPLENADVVLWYVFGLHHITRVEEWPIMPVDTVSFWLKPFGFFDQNPSIDVAPSPKAEGGTCHTGTSEHLAAEYAAHLH is encoded by the coding sequence ATGGCATTACATCCGCTAGAACCATTGAGTGCAGACGAGTTCACGCGTACTGCCGAAATCCTGCGCCGCGACGGGCAGGTGACCGACAGCTTCCGGTTCGCTTCGATTGAACTGGTGGAACCCAGCAAGCAAGCGGTGCTGGCCTGGCGCGTCGGGGACCCGATCCCGCGACATTCGTTCGCGGTGGTGTGGAATCGCCTGGACAACAAGACCTACGAAGCAACTGTCGACCTGACCGGCGATACGCTCCTGTCGATCAAACACGTTCCCGACGTCACGCCGAACTTCACCGTCGACGAGTTCCACGAAGTCAATGAGGCGCTTCGTCAGCACCCGGACGTGATCGCCAAACTGCGCGAGCGCGGTATCACCGACATGAGCGCCGTCATCGTCGACGTCTGGACGTATGGCAAGGCGTTGATGCCGGAAAAGTACCGGGACCGCCGGTTGGGGTGGTGCGATCTATGGGTCCGCGAGACCCCTGAAGGCAACCCGTACGCGCACCCGATCTCGGGTTTGAAGGTCGTCGTGGACATGAACACGTTCGAACTCCTCGAAATCGAAGATCATCACGACGTCGGACTGCCGACAGTGAATGGCGAATACGTGCCCGGGCCGTGGCAGGGCGAGCAGCGCACCGACCTGAAACCGTTGCACATCAGCCAGCCGGAGGGCACGTCCTTCACCGTCGACGGCACCGAGTTGCGTTGGCAGAACTGGTCGATGCGCCTCGGCTTCAACCATCGCGAAGGTCCGGTGCTTTATCAGGTGGCCTATGACGACCACGGGGTGCGGCGTGACATCGCCTACCGCATGTCATTCGCCGAGATGGTGGTGCCCTACCGCGACCCCACGTTCGACCACTACCGCAGGACGGCCTATGACATCGGCGAGTGGGGGCTGGGGTTCATGACCACCTCGCTGGAACTCGGCTGTGACTGTCTCGGCGAGATCCGCTACGTCGACGCGGTGATGCACGACTCCACGGGCGCACCGTACGAGATCAAAAACGCGATCTGCCTACACGAAGAGGACAACGCGGTGCTGTGGAAGCACGTCGATCTGGTGACCGGCGCCGAGGTGCGGCGCCAGCGTCGCATGGTGATCTCCTGCCACATCACCGTCGCGAACTACGAGTACCTCGTCTACTGGCGCTTCTACCAGGACGGCAACATCGAGTGCGAGGTTCGTGCCTCCGGCATCATGGTCACCAGCCCCTTCGCCGAGGGCGAGGCTGCGCCGCCATACGGCACCGTCGTCGACAACCGCACCTACGCGCCCTTCCATCAGCACTTCCTGGTCGCCCGCCTGGACCTGGATGTCGACGGTTCGGCGAACACCGTCGTCGAGGTCGACTCCGTCGCACCTCCGGTGTCCGACGAGAACCCCTACGGTCTCGCGCTGATCACCCAGTCGACGCCGATCACCTCCGAGGCGAGCGGCGCCCGCGACTACAACTGGCACACCCAGCGCGGCTGGAAGGTCATGAACCCGGACAAGCTGAACCGGCACGGCACCCCGGTCGCCTACAAACTTGTTCCCGGTGCGGCGTTCCCGGCCATGATGGATCCAGCTACGCCGCAATACCTTCGGGCGCCGGTGATCGGTCACACGTTGTGGGTCACACGGCACGACGAGGACGAACGCTGGCCGTGCGGCAAGTATCCGACGCAGTCCACCGTTGACACCGGGATGACGGAGTGGATCAAGGACGACGCACCGCTTGAGAACGCCGACGTCGTGCTCTGGTACGTCTTCGGCCTCCACCACATCACCCGTGTGGAGGAGTGGCCGATCATGCCGGTCGACACTGTTTCGTTCTGGCTGAAGCCTTTCGGGTTCTTCGACCAGAACCCGTCGATCGATGTCGCCCCTTCGCCGAAAGCCGAGGGCGGGACGTGTCACACCGGCACGTCGGAGCACCTCGCCGCCGAGTACGCGGCGCACTTGCACTGA
- a CDS encoding PucR family transcriptional regulator, with protein MAITVRRLAEHKDLGLTLVAGRENADRVISWAHAIELADPTPYLSGGELVMTTGLQMGLTNDEQYEYVARLSAVGAVALAFDTGTNFDHVPDGVLAAGDALGLPILQVPAGTPFIAITRVVIDELTADQLRTVQRVVDQQEVFARATLRDGVPGVVAALSQALSATAVVVGTDGRPLAVSGPDAEHVTAIAAETARNMRPRSGRRHASRVIADGADLLTIQTVRAAETVRGHLAVRSHVALSASDRLLVAHALSLIAIELEKPAKVIDAEQRLRSAVALGLLNEPRSVDPGLLRYFGFDPDSDVIVVVLTSVGALLPAEAHVSDMLVGGDVPYLMASIGDEIVIVLPTEHGGKGREIHRTLSVQIGRQLGGGQSRPTSLGDLDFGFHQARASARAQDDGRFGESDQLDILGVVLGARNRGDLELLARPLRPLDSEAADQALLDTLEAFLGCNGQVETAATKLNIHRHTMRNRLRRIGELTGCDLESADTRAAMWLAFKARDLLAFRRGLSM; from the coding sequence ATGGCGATCACCGTGCGCCGCCTGGCCGAACACAAAGACCTCGGCCTGACGCTGGTGGCCGGACGCGAGAATGCCGACCGGGTGATCAGTTGGGCGCATGCCATCGAGCTCGCCGATCCCACTCCGTACCTGTCTGGCGGTGAACTCGTCATGACCACCGGCCTGCAGATGGGACTGACGAACGACGAGCAATACGAATATGTCGCGCGGTTGTCCGCGGTGGGCGCCGTAGCGCTGGCTTTCGATACGGGTACGAATTTCGATCATGTCCCGGACGGCGTGCTGGCAGCGGGCGACGCCCTCGGGCTTCCGATTCTGCAAGTGCCTGCCGGCACGCCGTTCATCGCCATCACCCGCGTCGTCATTGACGAACTGACGGCCGATCAGCTCCGCACAGTTCAACGCGTCGTTGATCAGCAGGAGGTGTTCGCCCGCGCCACCCTGCGCGACGGCGTACCGGGTGTCGTGGCCGCGCTCAGCCAAGCGCTATCGGCGACCGCTGTCGTCGTCGGAACAGACGGTCGGCCGCTCGCGGTGTCCGGTCCCGATGCCGAGCATGTCACAGCGATCGCTGCCGAAACGGCACGAAACATGCGGCCCCGCAGCGGTCGTCGCCACGCCAGTCGCGTGATTGCCGATGGTGCAGACCTTTTGACCATTCAGACCGTGCGTGCGGCCGAGACCGTGCGCGGGCATCTCGCAGTGCGCTCCCATGTCGCGCTCTCCGCATCCGACCGGCTCCTTGTTGCGCATGCCCTCTCATTGATCGCCATCGAACTCGAGAAACCCGCCAAGGTCATCGATGCCGAACAACGACTCCGCTCCGCGGTCGCGCTTGGTCTCCTCAACGAACCCCGGTCCGTTGACCCCGGCCTGCTCCGATATTTCGGTTTCGACCCAGACAGTGACGTCATCGTCGTGGTGCTGACCAGCGTCGGCGCGCTGCTACCCGCTGAAGCACACGTCTCCGACATGCTGGTGGGTGGAGACGTGCCGTACCTGATGGCCTCGATCGGTGACGAGATCGTCATTGTGCTGCCGACGGAGCACGGCGGAAAGGGTCGTGAAATCCACCGCACGCTCAGCGTGCAGATCGGGCGACAACTGGGCGGCGGGCAGAGCCGACCAACATCCTTGGGTGACTTGGACTTCGGATTCCATCAGGCCAGAGCCAGTGCCCGGGCGCAGGACGACGGCCGATTTGGCGAATCCGATCAACTCGACATTCTTGGGGTGGTTCTGGGTGCGCGAAACCGGGGTGACCTGGAGCTCCTGGCGCGCCCGCTTCGTCCCCTCGACAGCGAAGCCGCGGATCAGGCCCTGCTCGACACGCTGGAAGCTTTCCTCGGCTGTAACGGCCAGGTAGAGACCGCGGCGACCAAGCTCAACATCCACCGACACACCATGCGTAATCGCCTGCGGCGAATCGGTGAACTGACCGGCTGCGATCTCGAGTCCGCCGATACCCGCGCCGCAATGTGGTTGGCATTCAAAGCGCGCGACCTGCTGGCCTTCCGGCGCGGCTTATCCATGTGA
- a CDS encoding CaiB/BaiF CoA-transferase family protein yields MNAGALHGLVVVDFSRVLAGPYATMMLGDFGADVIKIERPQVGDDTREWGPPYDSEGVATYFNAVNRNKRSLVLDLTDPYDQHRARELVATADIVVENFRAGTMERFGLDYETMRASKPDLIYCSITGFGRERGAALPGYDLLVQAVGGLMSVTGPGPGEPTKVGVALVDVLAGMHALVGILTALAHRERTGQGQRVDTDLLSVLLSSLVNQASGYLGAGSVPGIMGNRHPSIAPYQTFPTADRPIALAVGNDKQFKLLADAVDLPWLADDPRFVSNPQRVRNRDVLAETLGAALQTRGADYWYEALTAVGVPTGPINNVAEAFAFAERLGLTVSVPVPASATPQVANPISLSETPVSYRSAPPTLGNADPG; encoded by the coding sequence ATGAATGCCGGTGCCCTACATGGTCTCGTCGTAGTGGATTTCAGCCGCGTGCTGGCCGGCCCGTACGCCACCATGATGCTCGGGGACTTCGGCGCAGACGTCATAAAGATCGAACGCCCACAGGTAGGTGACGACACTCGCGAATGGGGCCCGCCATACGATTCTGAAGGCGTGGCAACGTATTTCAACGCAGTCAACCGCAACAAGAGATCGTTGGTGCTGGACCTGACCGATCCCTACGACCAACATCGCGCCCGCGAACTGGTGGCCACCGCAGACATCGTGGTGGAGAATTTCCGCGCCGGGACGATGGAGCGATTCGGTCTCGACTACGAAACCATGCGTGCGTCGAAGCCCGATCTGATCTACTGCTCGATCACCGGGTTCGGCCGCGAGCGGGGTGCCGCCCTGCCCGGATACGACCTGCTGGTGCAGGCGGTCGGGGGGCTGATGAGCGTGACCGGCCCCGGCCCGGGTGAGCCCACCAAGGTCGGAGTTGCGCTCGTCGACGTCCTGGCGGGCATGCATGCTCTTGTCGGCATCCTGACCGCACTTGCCCACCGTGAGCGAACCGGGCAGGGCCAGCGGGTCGACACCGACCTGCTTTCTGTGCTGTTGTCGTCACTGGTCAATCAGGCGTCCGGCTACCTGGGCGCCGGATCGGTCCCCGGCATCATGGGCAACCGGCACCCGAGCATTGCGCCCTATCAGACGTTTCCCACCGCGGACCGTCCAATCGCGCTGGCCGTTGGCAACGACAAGCAGTTCAAGCTGTTGGCCGATGCCGTGGATCTGCCGTGGCTAGCCGATGACCCCAGGTTCGTATCCAACCCGCAGCGGGTCCGCAATCGCGATGTCCTCGCCGAAACACTCGGTGCGGCCTTGCAGACCCGGGGTGCCGACTACTGGTACGAGGCGCTCACAGCGGTGGGCGTGCCCACGGGTCCGATCAACAACGTCGCCGAGGCGTTTGCGTTCGCCGAACGGCTCGGCCTGACCGTTTCGGTGCCCGTACCGGCAAGTGCCACACCACAAGTCGCCAACCCCATTTCGCTGTCCGAGACTCCGGTCAGCTATCGGAGTGCCCCGCCCACTCTCGGCAACGCAGACCCAGGGTGA
- a CDS encoding aldehyde dehydrogenase family protein, with the protein MTTSVELRNLIAGQWLPGGGAMLHSINPANPRLIVAEGRSAENCQLDSALTAATEAQLAWAATPIHQRGAVLMEAAAVVERNAAEWGLELAAEEGKTKAEGVAEVRRAAQILRYYGNEGDRQTGEIFASPRDGEQILVTRKPVGVVGVITPFNFPIAIPAWKIAPALVYGNTVVWKPASAVPLLAMRLAHALSSAGLPAGVLNLLIGGSYLGDSLVGHDGVDAITFTGSTGVGRRIAAAAARRGVPVQAEMGGKNAAIVLDDADIDLALAQVMLGAFRSAGQKCTATSRLIVTDGIAEKFLDALRARADALIVGDPTHDNTEMGPVVNDSAFQNISAGIETATAQGCTLLAGGRPYAEAPLSDGYFVAPTIVELNSQPADVWTEELFGPVLAVRRVTDAEQAFQLANDSEFGLSAALFTQDLTRALQAVEQIDVGVLHVNSESAGADPHVPFGGAKKSGLGPKEQGTAAREFFTQTTTVYMRGGSARV; encoded by the coding sequence ATGACGACATCCGTGGAGCTGCGCAACCTGATCGCTGGCCAATGGCTACCGGGCGGCGGTGCAATGTTGCACAGCATCAACCCAGCCAATCCGCGTTTGATCGTCGCCGAGGGCCGATCAGCCGAGAACTGCCAACTCGATTCCGCGCTGACCGCCGCCACCGAGGCCCAATTGGCGTGGGCGGCCACGCCGATCCATCAGCGCGGTGCCGTGCTGATGGAGGCGGCTGCGGTCGTGGAGCGCAACGCCGCTGAGTGGGGTCTCGAGCTAGCCGCCGAGGAAGGTAAGACGAAGGCCGAAGGCGTGGCCGAAGTGCGGCGCGCCGCCCAGATCCTGCGCTACTACGGCAACGAAGGCGACCGCCAGACTGGGGAGATTTTCGCCTCGCCGCGGGACGGTGAACAGATCCTGGTGACGCGCAAACCGGTGGGAGTGGTCGGCGTCATCACCCCGTTCAACTTCCCTATCGCGATCCCGGCATGGAAGATCGCCCCCGCCTTGGTCTATGGCAACACCGTGGTGTGGAAGCCGGCCAGCGCAGTGCCGCTGCTGGCGATGCGGCTTGCGCACGCGCTCAGTTCTGCCGGTCTGCCCGCAGGTGTCCTCAACCTGCTCATCGGCGGGTCATACCTCGGTGACAGCTTGGTCGGCCACGATGGGGTGGACGCCATCACCTTCACCGGATCCACAGGCGTAGGACGGCGCATCGCGGCGGCCGCCGCCCGCCGCGGAGTGCCGGTCCAGGCCGAAATGGGCGGCAAGAACGCCGCGATCGTCCTCGACGACGCCGACATCGACCTCGCGTTGGCGCAGGTCATGCTGGGAGCGTTTCGTTCGGCCGGCCAAAAGTGCACGGCCACTTCGCGTTTGATCGTCACCGACGGCATCGCCGAGAAGTTCCTCGATGCACTGCGAGCACGTGCGGACGCGCTCATCGTCGGTGACCCCACCCACGACAACACCGAGATGGGCCCAGTGGTCAACGATTCGGCGTTCCAGAACATTTCTGCCGGCATCGAAACAGCGACCGCACAGGGTTGCACGCTGCTGGCCGGCGGCCGGCCCTACGCCGAGGCCCCCTTGTCGGACGGATACTTCGTCGCGCCGACCATCGTCGAACTGAACTCCCAACCCGCCGACGTCTGGACCGAGGAACTGTTCGGCCCCGTACTAGCGGTGCGCCGCGTCACCGATGCCGAGCAGGCATTCCAACTTGCCAACGACAGTGAATTCGGGCTTTCGGCAGCACTATTCACCCAAGACCTCACGCGCGCGCTACAGGCCGTCGAGCAGATCGACGTTGGCGTCCTGCACGTCAACTCCGAATCCGCGGGCGCTGACCCGCATGTGCCGTTCGGTGGTGCCAAGAAGAGCGGTCTGGGTCCTAAGGAGCAGGGCACCGCCGCAAGGGAATTCTTCACCCAGACCACGACGGTTTATATGCGCGGTGGATCGGCGCGCGTATGA